Part of the Dreissena polymorpha isolate Duluth1 chromosome 12, UMN_Dpol_1.0, whole genome shotgun sequence genome, ttggtacccaatttttgtttcgttcCAAAAATTTTtcttaccaatttttttttcatacccattttttttaaacccaatttttttgtactttattttttttttcttaaccaaatgattttttttttgcataattttttcgtaccaaaaattttcgtaccatatgttttcgtacccacatacacaattgtgatgatgtagatctacttaaattgatgctttatatccatcctcttcaaaagcatcgtcacaccagtactgtcagtactttgattatatttgatttacatatcctaggttggcgctaaggaaaaaaattagtagccaaatttcagcactacaatgaagacccacattataaccttatttgctcaatgaacgacataatcattatcatgaatctataggtatcaataacgattgtattaaattatcaatgaagtcacatttaaataaattatttgttacgtgaaatcaaataatttcatgtttgttttcatttacatttattttcatgcactggcataaacggtaaacaatgttagaactttcagatatgtcCCGGTCTTTtattgggtgggtcttgcgtaactccttttcgcccccccccccctcccccccttctcccaataatttttgccacagtctggtgcttcttgattcttgaaaaatacatttactgcaatgtattcttgaattgacatatttttccatagttgcaatatataatttattcaaacgtaccggtaaatttgtaagtcttaaatactgcatgtactgagcggcTAGACTATATTTTGTTACACATCGtatgtttttaaaaatgcatgCTTTGCAAgcgtagaacttggcattgcagacgacagcaataatttcgcgctctttcttataacacgggttctACATGGCATATCGGTattaatgcatagtgaatagttattatcacgtggctgtagaaaaacggtgtaaatcagttctacaaatagacatgattaaatattagggatgcaagaggttaaccggttaacctaccgaaacgaccagttaaccggttatattttcaggaaaaggttaacctgaaacaatatttgattatgtttttttatggaataaatcgtacGGTTTTACTTTTGCGTgagacatactgccaacttgcgctggctactagttaaaacaacatgccgcaccatcgacggtaataaataacgtgtctacaatcaaagtaataaaaacaataaatcaatatcttcgtgataacaaatagggggtacgttttgataactgacactattgttttgtttaactcgcgaaaatttaactagcgaattGCGGGGAGTCGGAGcaattagcgaagacgtaattggcaagtttattgaactcgcgataaaaaaaaacatttgaaacatTGGACggtgttttgttaaccaatatctaacactgattgctcgcgaaaatatcgtgttaataagtaataattttatcaagaattgcatacGTAGTTAATTTTTTGTCGAGTTAACGTCGTTTTTGTTTATCagaaattatgattattattataatttacgtccaacgattccaccattaccgtccgatgcaagtgttatttatcatagcaaattattaactaattaaataattaaacatcaattaaaaatatttaaacaaaataaagcctgaaaatttagtatttgtgtaattgatTAAATTGCGAGCTACtgtacgttaacaaacatacgtaactatcagtatttgagatcataatacttagCTACTtagctattaaataaatgtactgattaatTGAAAGGGCAAAGCACATTTCTATATGAGaaaatttgagtttcaaaaatttaaacagaatgaacaaaggaacacaccatttttgtgagcgatacgacgcgaacgtaatataagcggcccaaccaaaaacagttaataacacgagaaaatgaacattgtgtagttatttaatttgttacttctttgcatttacgcaggaaaattaaatcaaatatatagcatacattaaaaaaaattaaaataaattgtataatacattttattacaaaactggcatgttatcaacgcaagcgattgaaaattacttttgtttctaccGAGCGGTGCGAGCGGTATGACATTATTGACGTACTCTTTAACCATTTTAACTACGCATAAGGCGTtacggttaaccggttaataaccggttatggataaagataaaccggttaatgatttttgtaacctcttgcatccctattaaatatacatgcactggattttatttgttaccgcatcaaatgattaacgggttttgtttttcacaacttactcgccataagtaaatttacactgctcaccaattgcaattaacttctcataattaatgattgtttacagtacggtaaataggtgtgatgatgatgcccgaaaccgcctttaatgtactgctatatttaccggttttatatcacgtattaatgctacaactgtgattcattgttaataaacctgcgataaacgcttactctgtgcccgacgtcaatcaaaaataataatcgctatataactccgcctccataaacattctcgtaaaCGATTGcacgttaaatatcacagtttggcgactggaaagttacccgaaaatttcccgtgatgcatctgtcagcatacatgactgtgttatgtggcttgaatatacgataagggcatccggttatctcttatcagtggactatctattaccacctggagcttttatggcgataacatgtggaaatcggtaccgagttctctttaaaagtagggaatgttatatacttatagagaaatatcagggttttttgcaaGCGCCATttttattcacattttaaactttaatcgccagctgaaagattcaatcgcctttggcgattttggcgatcggaaacgctaacatagataTCATtgggttcccgctgtcgatcgccatttgCGCCAATAGCGACAAAAGAAAAATTCTAGCGAAAATTTTTCGAAAATAGCGATTTTTCAAAAATCCACATTTCCTTAAAATGACATAAGACGCACTGTTTAacagccgctttacggcagtcgttATGCAATCGATGTCAGTGATGTAAACAAAACAGCTGAAATAAATGCAGCATGCTGACTGTCGCAAAGTGGCATGTAATGGGGATAATTGCGATGATTTGGGGTGTTGTTACAAGCTATCTTTGGTCGTcagttttatttcagaaataagGCATAattgaaatataccgactttgcgcttaaatgtgaacGGTATTTCTAAATCAGCTCTTGTATTGTGTCAATATAAAAACGAAAGGAATACTTTTTATATTTGATCTACATATCTCAACGTCCTGTTGTGGATAAGCATTTTTAAACTAATGCCACTAATATTTTAGACGGAATTCAACACCGTTTATGTCAAGTAAATCTACCTACATGGTACTGTGTGCAGGCacatttttgttgatttcatGTTTACCCGTTAACAAGTAATGGTTGTTTACTGTTTGTAAAATGGATATGCATTTGGAAAATGTGCAGTTATACTCAACGGTATAATCGAGTGGTCATGAAAGGATGTGTTCTGCATTTAAAATCGATATCATCGTAAGTAAGTCTTTTATTCTGCAATTACGGCGTTGTGCAATTTTTTAGCATGGGCTCTCGTTTGAGATAAAAGGGCACATttataaaatcaaatttgaaaaaaaatattgttaaactaGAATACTTGGATGTTAACTAATGATAATACATAGCTTACAGATACCTTAAGATAACTTATTTACAATGCACACACGCTATGCGTTGATaccaaaatgttattttaaatacaacTGTTGTAACCAAATTTACTTACATTTGTCATATCTCGTTTTAGATGGACATCATAGACCCGGACTTGTCTAAACAACTCTCCACAATATTAGAGGATGAAGGAATTACAGAGGAAATCGTGATGGCAAGGCGCATTACATTCCTTATGATGGAGACCGCTTTAACAATGATTAGTAAACTTAGCAATCAATCATTCGAGTATTTCTGTTTTGGCAGCCAGTCAGAAGGAGCGACAACGCTTGGACTACGGTCTGATGTAGACCTTTTACGGCGTATACCATCTATTAATATAATGCAAGGGGATTCGACAACATGGAAAAAAGGAATGCTGAATTGTTTGATGCTTTGTATTAAGGATTATCCACAACATTTTAATCTGCAGGTTTACAGAAGCGATAAGCCCAAACCAGTGAAATCAAAAACAACACATTGCAATGGCATGCTCTTAAGTTATGGAATAGATTGCGTGTTATTAAGCTCTGAGTTTTTTAGGAAACATTTCGAAACGTTATTACAACCTTTTAGCGACGATAAATCTACCTATACCGCTGGACCTTCCGTAAGTTTTAGCGACTATATAGACATTGTGCAAGCACTGTGCGTATCAGGTTACATTCCTGAACTGCAGACGTGGCTAGACAGGCCCCGACAGGGTAATTGGCCACCTCTAAAATTGTTAGAGGAAGCGAAACATTGCGCGTGGTTCCTTGTACCGGTAGGAAATCCAAGCTCGCACCTAAGAAACGCAGAGTGGAGAATTTCGCCAAATCTTATTGAAAGAAAACTCATGTTCAGTTTAAATATTACTCAGCTGAAATGTTATATATTGCTGAAAGTACTCAAGCGCTCTATTAAATGGGAAATGGAACAACAGGAAGGCGAACTTACGAGTTTTCACTGCAAAACAGTGTTGTTTTATACACTTGAAAGAACGCAAGATCCCCCTCTCCAAGAAAGCAACGTAGCAATGCTTCTAAAACTTTGTCTTCAAACGCTCCAAACATTTCTTAAAGATGGTGTATGCCCTCATTATATCATTGACCGTGTAAATCTGTTTGACGGTAAACTAAATAGTACACAACGTCACGCGATACTCAACAAGGTGACGGTACTCATAGATAACAACTTATGTGGGTTCGTAGAAAGTAAACTTGGTAACGCAACACGATTATCCTCTGACCAACGTTTTATTTCGCATGTATGTATTTGCAGTAAACTCGCATTTGAAAGGATACAGTGGTTCCATATAAGCATGCTTGCTTTCCATTGGTTCATCAGTAAACCTATCGATGTTATTGGGGATCAGCTTAACACGCTGATTCACaaatgtaaagaaataataaattgtcaCAACGCCAATGCATTTGAAATACAAGCAGCTAGGGAAATATTGACAACTGCTTTGTCTTTTCGAGGCTCTATACAAGCGGCCCTAGCAATTCAAAGCGGCATCTCGATTAACCAAGAtgtcatggacagtttcaaggaatCGGTACAAGTCGGTGATGTCGAAaatcaaatcaataatttatcaGAAATGCTTCGCTATTGCAATCTTGCTTCGGAAATAAaggattgtttaattaacaaacATGCCATTGAAACCTTCGAAAAGGCCCTTGAGACGAATGGATTCTCAAGTCGACTGAAATTAGCATCTGTCATGTACTGCTCTGGAAATTTGCAGTCAACAAAATTTATTCTTGAATATGCAGAACGTCAATTTTACCAGTACTCTATGAAGTCCTTATGTCGGTGTGGCAGTTATTACAATCGGTACATAGACCAccgaaaaatgtttgaaaataaaccCAATCCTAACATTGAAAGCAAAATTGCATTATGCATAATTTTTCTTTCTAATGAGGCACCATGCGTTCCCCCTGTGCTTTTGTATGAAATGACCAAAACAGGATGTGCACCTGATTACCGAGAAAAAATGAGTATAAAAATAGAATTGAATGGTGTGGCTAGAGTAGATGCTCGCGTGTTCATGTATTACCTGCAATACCTCACGTACGGAGGTCTCGGCATTCGGGAAAAACAGATCGTTGTCTTGACGAAATTCGAAGACTACAATTCAACGCATATTGATGATCGCATCTTGGATCTCCATTATGATCATGGTCGTAACCGCGAGATATCTCATATGGCGACTGCATTGAATCTGCTCGGCCACTGCTGGGAGATGGAAGGGGATCTGAACAAAGCAGTCAGTATATACGCGCTATCCCGAGATAGCAAGCCAAACAACAATCCTGCCTACTTGCACATTGGGAGACTTTCGGGCGATTCACTAGATCAATATACGTAGTTACAACtggttgttatttatatacaatgaCACTCGGCTCACGAACTGCTGAAAACGTTGAATAGAACTTACTTGAAAcataatttcaaatataaataacactCACTCATATTTGtaaactatttaatatatttggatttattatatatttgagCAATCAAACTTCAAGCACATTTGTATGATTTACTGTTTTAAGGAAGCACTTAATATATCGTTTGTGCAAACATTATTTGTACATATTGGTTCTCATTTGCAAAGCTAGTATTATTTTAACAGCTCGTATAGATAGTATTGGACAAGGACGTGAACTTCacaacatgttcaattatttCACTCTTGGACTCAACGAAAactatataccggtatatattaaTTGTAAGGCGTTTTTACTTGCACTTTTTTGCACACGCGTTCTCCTTTTTAACAGCTCTTATAGGAAGTGATGGGCAGAAACAACAtcttcaaatataatatttaatatagttCATGTCTTGTGTACAATTTGGTCAACACCGGACTCCCTAGATActaaatttaaatcaatatttgtaaCGGGTTGTTGCTGTACAACCGTAAAATCCAGCAGATCATACGTTCAAATAGCAATTGCGTATTTTACAACAGTCAATCATGCGCATCAATAAAGATAAATACAATATaagtttgtatttataattgcCGTATTGTTGTTGTATAATATTATGATTAAATCACAACCTTATTTTAGAAACAGTGTTTTTACAGTAGATGACATGTAACCAAAATGTGTCCATAAATGTAGATTTAAATGTATGGACGCATTCACATCAGTTTTTTCCATACTTGTTccgttttttaaacaatattcatCTTTCTGGAAAGATGCTTCGTGCAGAAATAAAATTAACTGATAAGCAACACAAGGTTTCATGAAAACGCTCAGGCTAAAATCATACTTTAGTTGCGAACTGAATGACAGTTGgatttagtttatattaattgatacaaatgttttaaaacaagtaagtaaagtaaaaacgcataaaaattaatatataccggtatatagtTTTCATTGAGTCCAAGTGTGAAATAATTGAACATGTGAAGTTCACGTCCTTGTCCAATACTACCTATACGAGCTGTTGTAATAATGCTAGCTTTGAAAATGAGAACGAATATGTACAAATAATGTTTGCACAAACGATATATTAAGTGCTTTCTTATAACATTAAATCATACAAATGTGCTTGAAGTTTGATTGCTCCTACTTACTTGTTCGCGTAGAGTGCCCATGTTTGAGTATCACTTTAGTCCCGAACAATAATTTCCGCGGAATATGTACTTATAAGTGCTTTCAAAACGTATACAGCAGCTATCACGATTATATAGGCACGTGCCGTTTAAATGCACCATGTGCACTTGACCTCTCGTCCAATATAGCGTTTCGTTTTACTTTTCAATGTTCAGTTCACATGTAGCAGTGTTTAAAAAATCCCAGAGAAAAGTTTTCCTGTTATATGGCCTACAATGTTCTTCTGGAGTACGCAAGCAGCGACACAGCTGATTGCCACGCCCCCTCTAAATGCATCACGTGGTCGTAAACATTGATCAAACTTTGCGCTCATTTTTATcatacatattcatgtttatatatattctggtaattttgatttttatgtaaacaTCTCTGTTATATCATGTTAAAAGACAGTGTATTAATATCACAATAAAATAATCCTTGCGTTTTGTATTACTTTCGAGCAATGGCTCGTCTTCCGTTATTTCAAAAGGAACAGAATATGTTGCTAGAGTGGTTGCAAGTACGTTACTATGGACGATTATTAGTAGGGAACTCAGTGAAAACCGTAGACCAGTTCATAAAGAACATCCAAATCAGCGTAGTGGTTACTGAGGTTACTCGGCTTATACAGTGATAGATGATCACAGGAGAAATTATATCAGCGAATTCGCAACTGTAAGCAAAGATTTGGAAGAGTCAAAATGTCTAAAAGATTAATGACAAGGCACAACTCTAGGAAAGTATATGCGTAACATTACTTCAGAAGTAAAGATACGATACCTTCGAGCCGAAACAAACTGATGCTGGCACTGTGTGGAAGGCTAATAGAAATTAATGCGCAAATCAACACAACACATTAAACAAGAATCCCACAGTTTTAACTGCAATTAATCCGTTGTCTAAAAATAGAACAACTACGAAGGCAAACTTAAGATCACAAAATAAAGGCAATCAACGGTGAATGTACATAATATCATTTGGGTTTAATGTAGAGTCGCATAGTCGCTCGATTAACAACGTCATGCGCAATTTGCCATAATGACGTGAATCTACGGGATACCGTTAGCACCATCGTGGTAAcatattaaaatccagagggcgacaatgcgatggtacgatggcgacaatgcgacagtacgatggcgataatgcgattgcgacaatgcgattgtacgattgcgacaacgcgatagtacgatggcgacaatgcgatagtcatatcgtactgtcccCATCGTATCatcggattgtcgccatcgtactatcgcgttatcgttatgtcgtcatcgtattatcgcattgtcgccatcgcactatcgcactgtcgtcatcgtattgtcgcactgtcgtcatcgtttcATCGCATATCCGTCCACGCCCCTCTCTTATAAGCAACTAGCTTAAAGTATCCATCGAAATCTATGCTCAGAGTGTGCGTTTTCTAACAAAGCACGCATATATATCTCGATTGATATTTACAATCAAACAAAACTCAGTATTCAATTTTTGGTTGGTCAATATCTCCGCCTTTGCAAGTGCTCATTGCAGGTTGGCTGATATACTATTTTAGCTAAATAAATCACATAGAAGAAATTGTCCTGGATTACATTTGAGTGTGTTTTGGTGTTGATAAGCAATAATTCTAGAGGTATGGAAATTGCATTCTGATAATTAGTCATTAAGGTGTCTACTATGTATACTAATTATTTTTGTATCTGTTAGGTATTACATCCTTAAGGAAAAAAGTCCTTTAGACGTTCAAGTTATTATAAGTCTTTGAAACAATCGTATTCACCATAGGTGTGCATTTTTGCCCTCCGG contains:
- the LOC127854033 gene encoding uncharacterized protein LOC127854033 isoform X2; the protein is MDIIDPDLSKQLSTILEDEGITEEIVMARRITFLMMETALTMISKLSNQSFEYFCFGSQSEGATTLGLRSDVDLLRRIPSINIMQGDSTTWKKGMLNCLMLCIKDYPQHFNLQVYRSDKPKPVKSKTTHCNGMLLSYGIDCVLLSSEFFRKHFETLLQPFSDDKSTYTAGPSVSFSDYIDIVQALCVSGYIPELQTWLDRPRQGNWPPLKLLEEAKHCAWFLVPVGNPSSHLRNAEWRISPNLIERKLMFSLNITQLKCYILLKVLKRSIKWEMEQQEGELTSFHCKTVLFYTLERTQDPPLQESNVAMLLKLCLQTLQTFLKDGVCPHYIIDRVNLFDGKLNSTQRHAILNKVTVLIDNNLCGFVESKLGNATRLSSDQRFISHVCICSKLAFERIQWFHISMLAFHWFISKPIDVIGDQLNTLIHKCKEIINCHNANAFEIQAAREILTTALSFRGSIQAALAIQSGISINQDVMDSFKESVQVGDVENQINNLSEMLRYCNLASEIKDCLINKHAIETFEKALETNGFSSRLKLASVMYCSGNLQSTKFILEYAERQFYQYSMKSLCRCGSYYNRYIDHRKMFENKPNPNIESKIALCIIFLSNEAPCVPPVLLYEMTKTGCAPDYREKMSIKIELNGVARVDARVFMYYLQYLTYGGLGIREKQIVVLTKFEDYNSTHIDDRILDLHYDHGRNREISHMATALNLLGHCWEMEGDLNKAVSIYALSRDSKPNNNPAYLHIGRLSGDSLDQYT
- the LOC127854033 gene encoding uncharacterized protein LOC127854033 isoform X1, with protein sequence MAEHGPSNAEEMDIIDPDLSKQLSTILEDEGITEEIVMARRITFLMMETALTMISKLSNQSFEYFCFGSQSEGATTLGLRSDVDLLRRIPSINIMQGDSTTWKKGMLNCLMLCIKDYPQHFNLQVYRSDKPKPVKSKTTHCNGMLLSYGIDCVLLSSEFFRKHFETLLQPFSDDKSTYTAGPSVSFSDYIDIVQALCVSGYIPELQTWLDRPRQGNWPPLKLLEEAKHCAWFLVPVGNPSSHLRNAEWRISPNLIERKLMFSLNITQLKCYILLKVLKRSIKWEMEQQEGELTSFHCKTVLFYTLERTQDPPLQESNVAMLLKLCLQTLQTFLKDGVCPHYIIDRVNLFDGKLNSTQRHAILNKVTVLIDNNLCGFVESKLGNATRLSSDQRFISHVCICSKLAFERIQWFHISMLAFHWFISKPIDVIGDQLNTLIHKCKEIINCHNANAFEIQAAREILTTALSFRGSIQAALAIQSGISINQDVMDSFKESVQVGDVENQINNLSEMLRYCNLASEIKDCLINKHAIETFEKALETNGFSSRLKLASVMYCSGNLQSTKFILEYAERQFYQYSMKSLCRCGSYYNRYIDHRKMFENKPNPNIESKIALCIIFLSNEAPCVPPVLLYEMTKTGCAPDYREKMSIKIELNGVARVDARVFMYYLQYLTYGGLGIREKQIVVLTKFEDYNSTHIDDRILDLHYDHGRNREISHMATALNLLGHCWEMEGDLNKAVSIYALSRDSKPNNNPAYLHIGRLSGDSLDQYT